The proteins below are encoded in one region of Silene latifolia isolate original U9 population chromosome 2, ASM4854445v1, whole genome shotgun sequence:
- the LOC141641351 gene encoding uncharacterized protein LOC141641351, with protein MARGRPPKSSGPPKTAAPESPVVVDVGLEVLPATEPLSESIPILSCSKGMNLSYVKSPENSVVVIEQDDIVDELDYWKTTLVGTVLGRSSTLAQIQSLVLKSWSHITTPEILYFAKGWYYFRFASTEDMEKVRSNVWNLNGYPMVFKPWSPTVVEELNVTHVPVWVLFPGLDPCYWSQTALSKVASVVGNPICADEHTTNKSKLAFARILVNVDLSQELPKAVQLSTPYRGEVLQKIVYEWLPYFCTKCKKIGHTNDRCGIAKPRMEYRKKQAATEKPATVVDNAKPVSVVDKPTHTPPAQHLDGDGFQPNHSKTRVIPRKEIIATNLDNRFQVL; from the exons ATGGCCAGAGGCCGGCCGCCCAAATCCTCTGGGCCTCCAAAAACTGCTGCACCGGAATCGCCTGTTGTGGTCGATGTGGGGTTGGAGGTGCTCCCTGCTACTGAACCTTTATCGGAATCTATTCCGATCCTGTCTTG TTCGAAAGGAATGAATCTCTCTTATGTGAAATCTCCAGAAAATTCTGTGGTTGTGATAGAACAGGATGATATTGTTGATGAATTGGACTACTGGAAAACTACTCTTGTAGGCACTGTTTTGGGTAGGTCCTCTACTTTGGCTCAGATACAAAGCCTGGTTCTTAAATCTTGGTCTCATATCACTACACCTGAAATCCTCTACTTTGCAAAAGGCTGGTACTATTTCCGTTTTGCAAGTACTGAGGATATGGAGAAAGTAAGGTCTAATGTTTGGAACTTGAATGGTTACCCTATGGTTTTTAAGCCCTGGTCCCCTACAGTAGTGGAGGAATTAAATGTGACTCATGTTCCAGTCTGGGTGCTATTTCCTGGGCTTGATCCTTGTTACTGGTCACAAACGGCCCTCAGCAAAGTTGCAAGTGTTGTGGGTAACCCTATTTGTGCTGATGAGCATACAACCAACAAAAGTAAATTGGCCTTTGCACGTATCCTTGTTAATGTGGATCTATCTCAGGAATTACCTAAGGCTGTCCAGCTTAGCACTCCTTACAGGGGAGAGGTCCTTCAAAAAATAGTCTATGAGTGGTTACCGTATTTCTGTACTAAATGTAAGAAGATAGGGCATACCAATGATAGATGTGGAATTGCAAAACCACGAATGGAATATAGGAAAAAGCAAGCTGCCACTGAAAAACCTGCCACTGTAGTGGACAATGCTAAGCCTGTCTCTGTAGTGGATAAGCCAACGCACACTCCTCCTGCTCAACATTTGGATGGGGATGGTTTCCAACCTAACCATTCTAAAACTAGGGTAATTCCTAGGAAGGAAATTATAGCTACTAATCTGGATAATAGATTTCAAGTGCTTTAA